The Aedes aegypti strain LVP_AGWG chromosome 3, AaegL5.0 Primary Assembly, whole genome shotgun sequence genome contains a region encoding:
- the LOC110678075 gene encoding uncharacterized protein LOC110678075 — protein MSKLLQNAMNAKEERIMHLHLEVKVLKALNEHLNERNQRLEEDNGKQLQIINDQTRLIQEMSDIIAVKSASQYGYNQYASKFKKERHKLLAEIEQLKMQVSSVPSKIRPKSMPASAIGMEYSSKQKLRFEVFPSAKVSPTDCRRTSNYNWGLQQSRSQSCLGTSYTSSPTASPQSSKLSYLNRRKSGSEPEISCIGKYGEPSYGSSSKDWPMSSKPAKNAYFDRIKGLIADITKIRS, from the exons ATGAGCAAGCTTCTCCAAAATGCCATGAATGCAAAAGAGGAACGCATCATGCATTTGCACCTTGAGGTTAAAGTTCTGAAAGCCCTGAATGAACATTTAAATGAGCGAAATCAACGATTAGAGGAAGACAACGGCAAACAGCTTCAAATCATTAACGACCAGACACGGTTGATCCAAGAGATGAGT GATATTATAGCAGTGAAGAGTGCTTCCCAGTACGGTTACAATCAATAcgcttcaaaattcaaaaaagaacGTCACAAATTGTTGGCAGAGATCGAACAATTGAAAATGCAAGTTTCGTCCGTGCCTAGCAAGATACGGCCCAAAAGTATGCCTGCCTCGGCTATCGGAATGGAATACAGTAGCAAACAGAAGTTGCGGTTTGAGGTCTTTCCGTCGGCGAAGGTTTCACCGACAGACTGCAGGAGGACGTCCAACTACAACTGGGGATTGCAGCAAAGCAGGTCTCAATCCTGTTTAGGAACGAGTTATACTTCAAGTCCTACCGCAAGCCCCCAGAGTAGCAAGTTATCCTACCTAAACAGGAGAAAGTCTGGTTCCGAACCGGAAATTTCCTGTATTGGAAAGTACGGTGAACCTTCCTATGGATCCAGTTCGAAAGATTGGCCGATGTCGAGTAAACCtgccaaaaatgcctatttcgACAGAATCAAG GGTTTGATTGCCGATATCACGAAGATTAGAAGCTAG
- the LOC5570143 gene encoding angiopoietin-related protein 1 — translation MAAKLVLVASALVFCCAGQPADSEFFINGVSGSCLFGFELLMGKLEFLEEKLYELERYQRETHSNNLFTSCSKEPSKISGKYRLQPIANEKPFVGFCEQEKYDGGWLVIQHRFDGSVNFYRNWKEYRDGFGRLDGEFWIGLERLHRLTKDKSVTLMVEIEDYDGNYGYASYKDFEIGSESERYELKRLGVYQGTIGNGMRSNEGRIFTTRDSKNDGDDENCAESEQGAWWYSECGEANPNGPHKKQGEWKKMYWYLHKEGAELKFFRMMIK, via the exons ATGGCTGCCAAATTGGTACTGGTAGCCTCTGCGTTGGTGTTCTGCTGTGCGGGTCAACCGGCAGATTCTGAATTCTTTATAAACGGAGTTTCAGGTTCGTGCCTTTTCGGTTTTGAGCTGTTGATGGGCAAACtggaatttctcgaggaaaagTTGTACGAGTTGGAGCGATACCAGAGGGAAACACATTCGAACAATTTATTCACGTCGTGTTCGAAGGAACCTTCCAAAATATCGGGGAAATACCGACTGCAACCCATTGCCAACGAGAAACCTTTTGTAGGATTTTGCGAGCAGGAAAAATATGACGGCGGATGGCTCGTTATCCAACATCGTTTCGATGGATCAGTAAATTTCTACCGAAACTGGAAAGAGTATAGGGACGGTTTCGGGAGGTTGGATGGCGAGTTCTGGATCGGATTGGAAAGGTTGCACAGGTTGACCAAGGATAAAAGTGTGACCTTGATGGTAGAAATTGAAGACTACGATGGTAATTATGGCTACGCCAGTTACAAAGATTTTGAAATTGGAAGTGAGTCGGAGAGGTATGAACTGAAAAGACTTGGGGTTTACCAAGGAACTATAGGAAACGGAATGAGGAGCAACGAGGGTCGAATATTTACTACGCGGGATAGTAAGAATGATGGAGACGACGAGAATTGTGCTGAAAGTGAGCAAGGAGCTTGGTGGTACTCAGAGTGTGGTGAAGC CAACCCAAACGGACCTCACAAGAAGCAAGGAGAGTGGAAGAAAATGTACTGGTATTTGCACAAAGAAGGAGCCGAGTTGAAATTCTTCAGAATGATGATCAAATAA
- the LOC5570142 gene encoding centrosomin isoform X5 encodes MDNSYTMGFRSPSMNALAGQSSPCQGRSLREYEEQMSALRKENFNLKLRIYFLEENAGIGGNTSGGGPGGNGAGLGHGSPTDGTVAPESLFKQNIDLKVEVESLRKDLQEKQDLLCQAAKAMEMMEESQRKAEHHHREVLNDMEHRLEMLQQEIKQMEAADRQHQQQEQHHGNNTTRSALNDTNLLDILEKQHLELNVVDKLQALDMENVIRQCRTQNEELWRQISDLNKQLEEKEHKLNTLEVQLSEMRYECAEMKDKLEENDRSTSDAEVLRLKKDLFQAKSELAEKLCQLDDTEVKLKEKMAELSKTAKMVEKLVKTITELQMENARLKRNSSPELKPPDPVKKIVSDPGSAQLEQPIFDHNQQIVSQEEYDSLCQRLKDLQTKNNSLIQQLTSSSNDRNENIIIKQLNEEVIQAREEAEKAQRWRKECVDLCAISTARLEELAGFLDSLLRNDEFSGTLSIARRKAIRKAVDRSLDLSRSLNMSISVTRFSLPENSFVNLSSLTGFLNGTEQSLLLEEEANKENIGSAEKVIATLKAENRELRGQLENRGSAKKNHSEARRKLIPLMPEPVSDSEAWSEPDRDVSLARIGLEERSSLTNSGGKGKPIPRAHGTVLQEFSSTSENEGNVNHLKKQGAEVKQLQEAVQEKDSKILEIQTRMVDLDNKLQEERMKASRTQVELENTRHVNQRLEKEKNEQTKRLEELNREIQQKDELIEKLKKDRDQAFVDLRVALMKHDSLKAEYQDCQQKHKIQIDSLLAQERQRLEELRQDLTESFNNQLKAKQASFDASLEERYISKNIYLEKVKELEEVHIRLEDAHLNLMNMTEIEGKMKQQVTEAEQSVQKMRKALDDATLQTSKAALERTKAMNEKRLLEDELQHVKQDLEAVKAEKNELNARLVEVQTRLQQVQRSPAQRLNSSSGAECSTASGYASEEFLSVANRHPKLEHGLRVENSSPDLGIESDAGRLSNPETNPRTSAATGSEGAMSPARPLLKTLELTKSMSNLLMDPKEDAKTELNSSAQAADGKSAIHDCVKIEADFAELKRRYKQTRRHLELAYDSIKSSNKRKEQLERDIKQQIQKTNVVLKTVRTNMTNELEKSASGGALPQAETGRKS; translated from the exons GTGGAAGTGGAGTCCCTCCGGAAGGACCTTCAAGAAAAGCAGGATCTTCTCTGCCAGGCGGCCAAAGCGATGGAGATGATGGAGGAAAGCCAACGTAAGGCGGAACACCACCATCGAGAAGTGCTGAACGACATGGAGCACCGGTTGGAAATGCTTCAGCAGGAAATCAAACAGATGGAAGCGGCTGATCGTCAGCATCAACAGCAGGAACAACATCACGGAAACAATACGACGCGAAGTGCGCTCAACGACACCAATCTGCTCGACATCCTGGAGAAGCAGCACCTAGAGCTGAACGTAGTCGATAAGCTGCAAGCGTTGGATATGGAGAACGTCATCCGACAGTGTCGGACCCAAAACGAAGAACTCTGGAGGCAGATCAGCGATTTGAACAAGCAACTGGAGGAGAAGGAACACAAGCTGAACACGCTGGAGGTACAGCTGAGCGAGATGCGGTACGAATGCGCCGAAATGAAGGACAAACTGGAGGAGAACGACCGTTCGACCTCGGATGCTGAG GTCCTGAGGCTCAAGAAAGATCTGTTCCAGGCAAAGTCGGAACTGGCGGAGAAGCTGTGCCAGTTGGACGACACCGAAGTGAAGCTGAAGGAAAAAATGGCCGAGCTATCGAAGACAGCCAAGATGGTGGAGAAGCTGGTGAAGACCATCACCGAGCTGCAGATGGAAAACGCCCGACTCAAGCGCAATTCG AGCCCCGAGTTGAAACCCCCCGATCCTGTAAAGAAG ATCGTCTCGGATCCTGGCAGTGCACAACTCGAGCAGCCCATCTTCGACCACAACCAACAGATCGTGTCGCAGGAAGAATACGATAGTCTGTGCCAGAGGCTGAAAGACCTTCAAACTAAGAACAACAGTCTCATTCAGCAGCTCACCAGCAGTTCCAACGACCGCAACGAGAACATCATCATCAAACAGCTCAACGAGGAGGTAATCCAGGCGCGAGAAGAAGCGGAAAAGGCTCAGCGCTGGCGCAAGGAGTGCGTAGACCTGTGTGCCATCTCAACAGCTCGGCTCGAAGAATTGGCTGGCTTTTTGGATTCGTTGCTCAGAAACGACGAATTCAGTGGTACGCTCTCGATAGCCCGCCGAAAGGCCATCCGTAAGGCCGTCGATCGCAGCTTGGACCTCTCGAGGAGTTTGAACATGTCCATCTCGGTGACCAGATTCTCGCTCCCGGAGAACAGCTTTGTCAACCTTAGTAGCTTGACTGGGTTTTTGAATGGCACCGAACAGAGTCTCCTGCTCGAAGAGGAGGCCAATAAAGAGAACATCGGAAGCGCCGAGAAAGTGATTGCAACTTTGAAGGCAGAGAATCGTGAACTACGGGGACAGTTGGAGAACCGTGGAAGTGCCAAGAAGAATCATTCGGAAGCCAGGAGAAAGCTGATTCCATTGATGCCAGAACCTGTATCGGACTCGGAGGCGTGGTCTGAACCTGATCGGGATGTTTCCTTGGCACGGATCGGGTTGGAAGAACGGTCTTCCTTGACGAATTCCGGTGGCAAAGGGAAACCCATTCCTCGAGCACATGGGACAGTGTTGCAAGAGTTCAGCTCTACGTCCGAGAACGAAGGCAACGTGAATCACTTGAAGAAGCAAGGTGCTGAAGTAAAGCAGCTACAGGAAGCGGTCCAGGAAAAGGACAGCAAGATCCTGGAAATCCAGACTCGAATGGTTGACCTCGACAATAAGTTGCAGGAGGAAAGAATGAAGGCCTCTAGAACACAAGTTGAATTGGAAAATACGCGACATGTGAATCAGCGGCTAGAGAAGGAGAAAAACGAACAAACGAAGCGCCTCGAAGAACTAAACCGAGAAATTCAACAAAAGGATGAACTCATCGAGAAGCTCAAGAAGGATCGAGATCAAGCGTTCGTCGATTTACGGGTGGCGCTCATGAAGCACGACAGCCTTAAAGCGGAATACCAGGATTGTCAGCAGAAGCACAAGATTCAAATCGATTCGCTTCTGGCACAAGAAAGGCAACGGCTGGAGGAGCTTCGTCAAGATCTAACCGAGTCTTTCAACAATCAGTTGAAGGCCAAGCAGGCTTCGTTCGATGCTAGTCTGGAGGAAAGATACATTTCCAAGAATATCTATCTAGAGAAAGTGAAGGAACTTGAAGAAGTTCACATCAGACTGGAGGATGCTCATCTCAATCTAATGAACATGACAGAGATTGAGGGCAAAATGAAACAGCAGGTCACGGAAGCGGAACAATCCGTGCAGAAAATGCGTAAAGCATTGGATGATGCGACACTGCAAACTTCTAAAGCTGCGTTGGAGCGCACGAAAGCAATGAATGAAAAACGTTTGCTAGAAGACGAACTGCAACATGTTAAGCAAGACTTGGAAGCGGTGAAGGCTGAGAAGAATGAACTAAATGCACGATTGGTGGAAGTGCAGACTAGGTTGCAACAAGTGCAGCGCTCGCCAGCGCAACGACTGAACAGTTCTTCGGGTGCCGAATGTTCAACGGCTTCCGGGTACgcctcggaagaatttctgtcgGTGGCAAATCGACATCCCAAACTCGAACACGGCTTGCGGGTGGAAAACTCATCTCCGGATCTCGGCATCGAAAGTGACGCCGGGCGACTGTCCAATCCGGAAACGAATCCAAGGACTTCCGCTGCGACCGGTAGCGAGGGGGCGATGAGCCCGGCCAGACCGCTACTTAAGACGCTCGAGCTGACCAAGTCAATGAGCAACCTGCTGATGGATCCGAAAGAGGACg CCAAAACAGAGCTCAACTCGTCCGCTCAGGCCGCCGATGGCAAATCGGCGATCCACGACTGTGTCAAAATCGAGGCCGATTTCGCCGAACTGAAGCGTCGGTACAAGCAAACCCGTCGCCACCTGGAGCTGGCCTACGACAGTATTAAGTCGTCCAACAAGCGCAAGGAGCAGCTAGAACGGGACATCAAGCAGCAAATCCAAAAGACCAACGTCGTGCTCAAAACGGTCCGCACCAATATGACCAACGAGCTGGAGAAATCCGCATCCGGTGGGGCGCTTCCCCAAGCCGAAACCGGTCGCAAAAGCTGA